A region from the Cryptosporangium arvum DSM 44712 genome encodes:
- the selB gene encoding selenocysteine-specific translation elongation factor — MHVVATAGHVDHGKSTLVRALTGMEPDRWAEERRRGMTIDLGFAWTRLPGGAEVAFVDVPGHERFVPNMLAGVGPVPAAMLVVAADSGWMPQTAEHVAALDALGVSHALLAVTRSDLADPAPAIATVRDRLRGTSLDGLPAVAVSGATGDGLGALRSRLEELVARLPAPDVTAPVRLWVDRSFTIRGSGTVVTGTLSAGTLRVGDELTLGGRRVHVRGLQALGVAHDTVAAVARVAVNLRNVDRDDVHRGDALRTPGAWTSTGLVDVRVDGDDLDSAPTTLTLHVGSAAVPVRVRPLRGPSVPPPEPAPGAGSGTTAGSGSAGGNSPARPPGGHGQFARLALAAPLPLVASDRALLRDPGAHRVIGRITVLDTDPPPLTRRGAAAARATALAAVSGAAATQGRAGNGAEQLGHRLLRARTALRAAELRGLGALPPPDALRAGDWLLDAGHATDLRERLAALLAEHRGSARLDAGPTVEAARNALDLPDRVLLLALVQPPLTVRDGRVVDRDAPPALPAAVTTALETLADEFAAHPFRAPEANRLTALGLGPRELAAAERAGAVLRLGDNVVLRPGADDHAVRVLDTLDQPFTTSQARQALDTSRRVVLPLLALLDRQLRTRRFPDDRREVTSTSNAP; from the coding sequence ATGCACGTCGTAGCCACGGCGGGGCACGTGGACCACGGGAAGTCGACGCTGGTCCGGGCCCTGACCGGGATGGAGCCCGACCGGTGGGCCGAGGAGCGCCGCCGGGGCATGACGATCGACCTCGGGTTCGCCTGGACGAGGTTGCCCGGCGGCGCCGAGGTGGCGTTCGTGGACGTGCCCGGACACGAGCGCTTCGTGCCGAACATGCTGGCGGGGGTCGGCCCGGTCCCGGCCGCGATGCTCGTCGTGGCCGCGGACTCCGGGTGGATGCCGCAGACCGCGGAGCACGTGGCGGCGCTGGACGCGCTCGGGGTCTCCCACGCGCTGCTGGCGGTGACGCGTTCGGACCTCGCCGATCCCGCGCCCGCGATCGCCACGGTACGCGACCGGCTCCGCGGGACCTCGCTCGACGGGCTGCCCGCGGTGGCGGTGAGCGGCGCGACCGGCGACGGGCTCGGCGCGCTGCGATCGCGGCTCGAGGAGCTGGTCGCGCGGTTGCCGGCCCCCGACGTCACCGCACCCGTGCGGCTGTGGGTGGACCGGTCGTTCACGATCCGCGGCAGCGGCACCGTGGTGACCGGCACGCTCAGTGCGGGCACCCTCCGCGTCGGTGACGAACTCACGCTCGGCGGGCGACGCGTGCACGTGCGCGGCCTGCAGGCGCTCGGCGTCGCCCACGACACCGTGGCCGCGGTGGCCCGGGTCGCCGTGAACCTGCGCAACGTCGACCGCGACGACGTCCACCGCGGCGACGCTCTCCGGACGCCGGGGGCGTGGACCTCCACCGGGCTCGTGGACGTCCGGGTCGACGGCGACGACCTCGACTCGGCCCCCACCACCCTCACCCTGCACGTCGGCTCGGCCGCCGTCCCGGTACGGGTCCGCCCGCTGCGCGGCCCTTCCGTTCCCCCGCCCGAGCCGGCGCCCGGCGCCGGAAGCGGCACGACGGCCGGATCCGGGTCCGCCGGTGGAAATTCTCCGGCGCGTCCGCCCGGAGGTCACGGGCAGTTCGCACGGCTCGCGCTGGCGGCGCCGCTGCCGCTGGTGGCGTCGGACCGGGCGCTGCTCCGCGACCCCGGTGCTCACCGGGTGATCGGGCGGATCACCGTTCTGGACACCGATCCTCCTCCCCTCACCCGCCGCGGCGCCGCGGCCGCCCGCGCCACCGCTCTGGCCGCCGTGAGCGGCGCTGCCGCCACCCAGGGCCGGGCCGGGAACGGCGCGGAGCAACTCGGACACCGGCTGTTGCGCGCGCGCACGGCACTGCGCGCCGCGGAGCTGCGTGGCCTCGGCGCCCTCCCGCCCCCCGACGCCCTCCGCGCCGGCGACTGGCTCCTCGACGCCGGCCACGCCACCGACCTGCGTGAACGACTCGCCGCCCTGCTCGCCGAGCACCGGGGCTCCGCCCGCCTCGACGCCGGCCCCACCGTCGAGGCGGCCCGGAACGCGCTCGATCTCCCCGATCGTGTCCTCCTGCTGGCTCTCGTCCAGCCGCCGCTCACCGTCCGCGACGGCCGGGTCGTCGACCGCGACGCTCCCCCGGCCCTGCCCGCCGCGGTCACCACGGCCCTCGAAACGCTCGCCGACGAGTTCGCCGCCCACCCGTTCCGCGCCCCGGAGGCCAACCGGCTCACCGCGCTCGGGCTCGGGCCGCGGGAGCTCGCCGCCGCCGAGCGGGCCGGGGCGGTGCTCCGCCTCGGCGACAACGTCGTCCTGCGGCCCGGCGCCGACGACCACGCGGTCCGGGTGCTGGACACGCTGGATCAGCCGTTCACCACGAGCCAGGCCCGACAGGCCCTGGACACCAGCCGCCGGGTGGTGCTCCCGCTGCTCGCGCTGCTCGATCGCCAGCTCCGCACCCGCCGGTTCCCCGACGACCGGCGCGAGGTCACGAGCACGTCGAACGCGCCCTGA